The Streptomyces sp. NBC_00440 genome contains a region encoding:
- a CDS encoding SCP2 sterol-binding domain-containing protein encodes MATTEECRSALDRLSDNMTEANSQVRSAAALDRSLSCHITDLDVTFTGRLVDGRIQVLDTVAGPPPAKAEIRLAMKGDDLVALVAGELNFAKAWGSGRVRLEAGFRDLLRLRTLL; translated from the coding sequence ATGGCGACGACAGAAGAGTGCCGCAGCGCCCTCGACAGGCTCTCGGACAACATGACAGAGGCGAACAGCCAGGTACGCAGCGCGGCGGCACTGGACCGCTCGCTGAGCTGCCACATCACCGACCTGGACGTCACCTTCACCGGGCGTCTCGTGGATGGCCGGATCCAGGTGCTCGACACCGTCGCGGGACCACCGCCCGCGAAGGCGGAGATCCGGCTCGCCATGAAGGGCGACGATCTGGTGGCCCTGGTGGCGGGCGAGCTGAACTTCGCGAAGGCCTGGGGCTCGGGCCGGGTGCGGCTCGAAGCGGGCTTCCGCGATCTGCTGCGCCTCAGGACACTGCTGTAG
- a CDS encoding TlyA family RNA methyltransferase, whose translation MAGVARRRLDAELVRRSLARSREHASQLIAAGRVSVKGATATKAATQVETSAAVVVRKDDTDPDYVSRGGHKLAGAFAAFTPLGLRVEGRRALDAGASTGGFTDVLLRAGAAQVVAVDVGYGQLAWSLQSDDRVTVKDRTNVRELTLEDIGGTPVDLVVGDLSFIALGLVLPALARCAGPDADLVLMVKPQFEIGKDRLGSGGVVRSPELRAETVRTVAGQAAGLGLGVRGVTASPLPGPSGNVEYFLWLRADAPALDPADVERAVAEGPQ comes from the coding sequence GTGGCAGGAGTGGCACGCCGGCGTCTCGACGCCGAGCTGGTCCGCCGGAGTCTCGCCCGCTCGCGGGAGCACGCGAGCCAGCTGATCGCGGCAGGACGGGTGTCCGTCAAGGGCGCCACCGCGACCAAGGCGGCCACCCAGGTCGAGACGAGCGCCGCCGTTGTCGTACGCAAGGACGACACGGATCCCGACTACGTCTCGCGCGGCGGGCACAAGCTCGCGGGCGCCTTCGCGGCCTTCACACCGCTCGGCCTGCGGGTCGAGGGGCGGCGGGCGCTGGACGCGGGCGCGTCGACCGGCGGTTTCACCGACGTCCTGCTGCGGGCGGGCGCCGCGCAGGTCGTCGCGGTGGACGTCGGGTACGGGCAGCTCGCCTGGTCGCTGCAGAGCGACGACCGCGTCACCGTCAAGGACCGTACGAACGTACGCGAGTTGACGCTGGAGGACATCGGCGGAACACCCGTGGACCTGGTCGTCGGAGACCTCTCTTTCATCGCGCTCGGTCTGGTGCTGCCCGCTCTCGCGCGGTGCGCGGGGCCGGACGCCGACCTGGTGCTCATGGTCAAACCGCAGTTCGAGATCGGCAAGGACCGGCTGGGCAGCGGAGGCGTGGTCCGCAGCCCCGAACTGCGGGCGGAGACCGTGCGGACCGTGGCCGGGCAGGCGGCCGGGCTCGGACTCGGCGTACGGGGTGTCACCGCCAGCCCGCTGCCGGGACCCTCGGGAAACGTCGAGTACTTTCTGTGGCTGCGGGCGGACGCGCCCGCGCTCGATCCGGCGGATGTGGAGCGTGCAGTGGCGGAGGGGCCGCAGTGA
- the recN gene encoding DNA repair protein RecN — MRIRSLGVIDDAVVELSPGFTAVTGETGAGKTMVVTSLGLLLGGRADAALVRLGAKSAVVEGRIALPAGAPAAVRAEEAGAELDEGALLISRTVSAEGRSRAHIGGRSVPVGLLAEIADELVAVHGQTDQQGLLRPARQRQALDRYAGEAVAGPHTKYAAAYKRLRAVAAELDELTTRARERAQEADLLRFGLDEIAAVEPLPGEDAELAAEAERLGHAEALASAASAAHTALVGNPEDPEGIDATTLVAGSGRALDAVRSHDPALAALAERIGEIGILLADVSGELAGYADNLDADPLRLAAVEERRAALTQLTRKYGEDIAAVLAWAEEGAARLTELEGDDDRIGELTAEHEALRSELSGLAQTLTDARTEAAERFAGAVTAELASLAMPHARVTIDIRQTDDPEGVEVGGRTVAYGPLGADEVELLLAPHPGAAARPISKGASGGELSRVMLAVEVVFAGSDPVPTYLFDEVDAGVGGKAAVEVGRRLARLARSAQVVVVTHLPQVAAFADRQLLVEKTNDGSVTSSGVTVLEGEDRVRELSRMLAGQEDSETARAHAEELLATARADG, encoded by the coding sequence ATGCGGATACGGTCGCTCGGAGTCATCGACGACGCTGTGGTGGAGCTTTCACCCGGTTTCACCGCGGTGACCGGTGAGACGGGCGCGGGCAAGACCATGGTCGTGACCAGCCTCGGGCTGCTGCTCGGCGGGCGCGCCGACGCCGCCCTGGTGCGGCTCGGTGCCAAGTCGGCGGTGGTCGAAGGGCGGATCGCGCTGCCCGCGGGCGCGCCGGCCGCGGTACGGGCCGAGGAGGCGGGCGCCGAACTCGACGAGGGCGCGCTGCTCATCAGCCGTACGGTCTCGGCCGAAGGGCGCTCACGGGCGCACATCGGCGGACGTTCCGTACCGGTCGGGCTGCTCGCCGAGATCGCCGACGAACTGGTCGCCGTGCACGGGCAGACCGACCAGCAGGGGCTGCTGCGCCCCGCGAGACAGCGCCAGGCCCTCGACCGGTACGCCGGCGAGGCGGTGGCGGGCCCGCACACCAAGTACGCGGCTGCCTACAAACGGCTGCGCGCCGTCGCCGCCGAGCTGGACGAACTGACCACCCGGGCGCGGGAACGGGCCCAGGAGGCCGACCTGCTCCGCTTCGGGCTCGACGAGATCGCCGCGGTCGAGCCGCTGCCCGGTGAGGACGCCGAACTCGCCGCAGAGGCCGAGCGTCTCGGGCACGCCGAAGCGCTCGCGTCCGCCGCGTCCGCGGCGCACACCGCGCTCGTCGGCAACCCGGAGGACCCCGAGGGCATCGACGCGACGACCCTGGTCGCCGGCTCGGGACGGGCGCTCGACGCGGTACGCAGCCACGACCCGGCGCTGGCCGCGCTCGCCGAACGGATCGGCGAGATCGGCATTCTGCTCGCCGACGTGTCGGGGGAGCTGGCCGGTTACGCGGACAACCTCGACGCCGATCCGCTGCGGCTCGCCGCCGTGGAGGAGCGCCGGGCGGCCCTGACCCAGCTGACCCGCAAGTACGGCGAGGACATCGCGGCCGTACTGGCCTGGGCGGAGGAGGGCGCGGCGCGCCTCACCGAGCTGGAGGGCGACGACGACCGGATCGGTGAACTGACGGCGGAGCACGAGGCGCTGCGCTCGGAGCTGTCCGGTCTCGCGCAGACGCTCACCGACGCGCGTACGGAGGCGGCAGAGCGGTTCGCGGGCGCCGTCACCGCCGAACTCGCCTCGCTCGCCATGCCGCACGCCCGGGTGACGATCGACATCCGGCAGACCGACGACCCCGAAGGGGTGGAGGTCGGCGGGCGGACCGTCGCCTACGGCCCGCTCGGCGCCGACGAGGTGGAACTGCTGCTCGCCCCGCACCCCGGTGCGGCCGCCCGACCCATCTCCAAGGGCGCGTCGGGCGGTGAGCTCTCCCGGGTGATGCTCGCGGTCGAGGTCGTCTTCGCGGGGTCCGATCCCGTACCGACGTATCTCTTCGACGAGGTCGACGCCGGGGTCGGTGGCAAGGCCGCCGTCGAGGTGGGCCGCCGGCTCGCCAGGCTCGCCCGGTCCGCGCAGGTGGTGGTCGTGACGCATCTGCCGCAGGTGGCCGCCTTCGCCGACCGGCAGCTGCTGGTCGAGAAGACCAACGACGGCTCGGTGACCAGCAGCGGTGTCACGGTCCTGGAGGGCGAGGATCGGGTACGGGAGCTGTCGCGGATGCTCGCGGGCCAGGAGGACTCCGAGACGGCGCGGGCGCACGCCGAGGAACTGCTGGCCACAGCACGGGCGGACGGCTGA
- a CDS encoding NAD kinase — MEAPAEPAAPPVDRTVFLLAHTGRPAAIRSAERVVEGLLKNGLRVRVLAAEAADLPVPPSVELVAEATPACLDGCELLIVLGGDGTLLRGAEFARASGVPMLGVNLGRVGFLAEAERDDLDKVVDRVVTRSYEVEERMTVDVLVHNNGDIVHRDWALNEAAVQKTEPERMLEVVLEIDGRPVTGFGCDGVVCATPTGSTAYAFSAGGPVIWPEVEALLMVPIGAHALFAKPLVTSPASVLAVEVQPHTPHGVLWCDGRRWVGLPAGARVEVRRGAVPVRLARLHHASFTDRLVAKFALPVAGWRGAPH, encoded by the coding sequence GTGGAAGCGCCGGCGGAACCGGCGGCGCCCCCCGTGGACCGTACGGTCTTCCTGCTCGCGCACACCGGGCGGCCCGCCGCCATCCGCAGCGCCGAGCGCGTCGTGGAGGGCTTGCTGAAGAACGGCCTGCGCGTCCGGGTCCTGGCGGCGGAGGCCGCCGACCTGCCGGTGCCGCCATCGGTCGAACTCGTCGCCGAGGCGACACCCGCCTGTCTGGACGGCTGCGAGCTGCTGATCGTTCTCGGCGGCGACGGAACACTGCTGCGCGGTGCCGAGTTCGCCCGCGCGTCCGGGGTGCCGATGCTCGGCGTCAACCTCGGCAGGGTGGGCTTCCTCGCCGAGGCCGAGCGCGACGACCTCGACAAGGTCGTCGACCGGGTGGTCACCCGGTCGTACGAGGTCGAGGAGCGGATGACCGTCGACGTCCTCGTGCACAACAACGGCGACATCGTGCACCGTGACTGGGCGCTCAACGAGGCCGCCGTACAGAAGACCGAGCCCGAACGGATGCTGGAGGTCGTCCTGGAGATCGACGGCCGTCCGGTCACCGGCTTCGGCTGCGACGGCGTCGTCTGCGCGACCCCGACCGGTTCGACCGCCTACGCCTTCTCGGCCGGCGGGCCGGTGATCTGGCCGGAGGTGGAGGCGCTGCTGATGGTCCCCATCGGCGCACACGCGCTGTTCGCCAAGCCCCTGGTGACCTCGCCCGCCTCCGTCCTCGCGGTCGAGGTGCAGCCGCACACCCCGCACGGCGTCCTGTGGTGCGACGGGCGCCGCTGGGTGGGGCTGCCCGCGGGGGCGCGGGTCGAGGTGCGCAGGGGCGCCGTGCCCGTACGGCTGGCGCGGCTGCACCACGCTTCGTTCACCGACCGCCTGGTGGCCAAGTTCGCACTGCCCGTGGCGGGCTGGCGCGGCGCTCCGCACTGA
- a CDS encoding ABC transporter ATP-binding protein translates to MQRLTAESVTLGYEQRVIAENLSVEIPDNSFTVIVGPNACGKSTLLRALSRMLKPSQGRVLLDGQAIGSMPAKKVARTLGLLPQSSIAPDGITVADLVARGRYPHQGLLRQWSPDDERIVEEAMAATRIGGLGDRYVDELSGGQRQRVWIAMALAQQTPLLLLDEPTTFLDIQHQIDVLDLCAELHETQGRTLVAVLHDLNHAARYATHLIAMRDGEIVAEGPPADVVTAGLVEKVFGLRCQIIDDPETGTPLVVPAGRRVRTAGTATAVS, encoded by the coding sequence CGAGAACCTCTCGGTCGAGATCCCCGACAACTCCTTCACCGTCATCGTCGGCCCCAACGCCTGCGGCAAGTCGACCCTGCTGCGCGCCCTGTCGCGGATGCTGAAGCCCTCGCAGGGGCGGGTGCTCCTCGACGGGCAGGCGATCGGCTCGATGCCCGCCAAGAAGGTGGCCAGGACGCTGGGGCTGCTCCCGCAGTCCTCCATCGCCCCCGACGGCATCACGGTCGCCGACCTGGTGGCCCGCGGCCGCTACCCGCACCAGGGCCTGCTGCGCCAGTGGTCGCCCGACGACGAACGGATCGTCGAGGAGGCGATGGCCGCCACGCGGATCGGCGGGCTCGGCGACCGTTATGTGGACGAGCTCTCCGGCGGTCAGCGCCAGCGCGTGTGGATCGCGATGGCGCTCGCCCAGCAGACCCCGCTGCTGCTCCTCGACGAGCCGACGACCTTCCTCGACATCCAGCACCAGATCGACGTGCTCGACCTCTGCGCGGAGCTGCACGAGACGCAGGGGCGCACGCTGGTGGCCGTACTGCACGACCTCAATCACGCCGCGCGCTACGCGACCCACCTCATCGCCATGCGGGACGGAGAGATCGTCGCCGAGGGACCGCCCGCCGACGTGGTCACGGCGGGTCTGGTGGAGAAGGTGTTCGGGCTGCGCTGCCAGATCATCGACGACCCCGAGACGGGGACACCGCTGGTGGTGCCCGCCGGGCGCCGGGTGCGTACCGCGGGGACGGCTACAGCAGTGTCCTGA